The DNA region ACAGGTAGTCGTCGGTGAAGGTGGTGTTGATCGAGATGTAGACGTAGCGGTTGATCGCCGCCGACACCAGGCGACCGCCGTTGCGGCGGTAGTAGCTGGGCAGGTCGGTTCCGCCCCCGCCGATCGAGATGCGGAGTGGGGTTCGGGTGATGATCATCGGCGTCGATCGTACCGGGCGTGTCACAACCTTCACGATGGCCGCTAGCGTGACCGACCATGACGATACGGGTCGGTGTGTTCGGGGCCGGGGGCAGGATGGGTTCGGCGGTGTGCCAGGCGGTGGCTGCCGACAGCGAACTGGAATTGGTGGCGGCGGTCGACCCGCACCATGCGGGGCTCGACCTGTCGGCGGTGGCCGGCCCGACGGTGGGCGACCTCCAGATCGCCCACGACGCCGATTCGCTGGCGGCCGCCGGCGCCCAGGTGGTCGTCGACTTCACCCATCTCGACGCCGCCCGAGCCAACCTGGCATGGCTGGCCGACGCAGGCATCCACGCCGTGGTGGGCACCACCGGCTTCGACGATGTCGACCTGGCCCGCTTCCGCTCGGAGTTCATCCGCTCGAACTGCGTGATCGCCCCCAACTTCGCCATCGGCGCCATCTTGATGATGCGCCTCGCCGCCGATGCTGCGCCTTACTTCGAGACCGCCGAGGTGATCGAGTACCACCACGACCAGAAGGTCGATGCGCCATCGGGCACGGCAATGCTGACCGCCGAGCGGATCGCCGACGCGTCGGCGCAGTGGGCGGACGACCCGACGACCACGACGGTGGTCGAGGGTGCCCGCGGCGGCGAGGCCCAGCCGGGCGTGCGCATCCACTCGGTGCGCATGCGGGGCATGGTCGCCCATCAGGAGGTCGTGTTGGGGACGACCGGCCAGACCTTGACCATCCGTCACGACAGCTACGACCGCACCAGCTTCATGCCCGGCGTCGTCATGGCCGCCAAGGCGATCGCCGACCGACCCGGCGTCACCGTCGGGCTGGACGTCCTACTCGACCTCTGAGCCCGCCGGGTTCTCTGGGATGTCGGGATCGCTCAGGTCCTCGGCGCTGCCGGCCAGACGACGCAGCTGAATGACGGTGTAGAACGCCAGCACGACCAGGGTGATGCGGGTGAACCAGCTTTGGTAGTCGACGATCGTGTCGACCAGGCGGTCGAGCTGATCGGCGAAGAGGGCGGCGAGCAGCCGGATCAGGGCGATGCGGGCCAGCGTTCCGGCAATGTTGAGCGACCAGAACAGGCGGGGCGGCATGCGGATGACGCCGGCGGCCAGACACACCGGGTTGTTGGGGGCCAGAAAGGTGAGCGCTGCCAGGGTGCGGTGGGCGCCGGGGTTGGCCCCGCTGGTCAGCTCGGTCAGCCAGTCCTTGGCGCCGGGGTACAGGTCGGACCCGAAACGCACGGCGACGTCCCGGTAACGGGCCCCCAGGGCATAGAACAACTGGTCGGGCGCCAACAGGCGCAGCAGCGGCACGGCGAAGAACACCCATTCGGGCACCCGTCCGGCCACTGCGATCAGGATCTTGTTGGTCGAGTTGAAGGCGAGCAACAGCGCCGGACGCGTGTCCACCCAACGGGCGAGGTTGGCGAAGCCGATGTTGTTGGCGGCGATCAGCAGCCCGATCGCCACGAAGACGGCGACGAGGGCCGGCTTGCCAAACGGCTTGACCGGGGGATGGGCCTCTGGTGTGGCGATCAGATCACGCTAGCGCCGGTGGTGCCCGGCGTCGGTCGGGGGTCGGGCGATCTGGGCCACCGAGACGATCTGTTCCGGGTCAACCCAATCGATCGAAGCGCCCGGGGCACCGAAGCCGATCGTCCGATCGCCCAGCGAGACGAGGGGCCCGCGCACGGTGGAGCCATCCCTGAGGACAACGGTCAGGTCCGAACCATCGCGGGCCAGCTCGGCGATCGCACGGGGCAGCGGGGGAGCATCGGGGGAGGTCAGTGGTGCCGCTCGGGGTCCGGTGCGCACCTCGGCCACGGTGAGACGGACCAGGGCATCGACGGCAACGTATGCCAGACGGGTCGGGCCGGCGCCGTTGGTGCTCTCGATCGTCAATAGGGCGTCGTCCGCGGCCAGAGCGATGCCCGCCACCGACGTGTTGCCGATCAGGAAGGCCCGCACCCGCAGCCGCCGTTCGGCGGCGTCGCGGCAGCGATCGGCGATGGTGAGGCCGCGATCGAGGCGGTACGCCTCGACCCGTCGGGCGC from Candidatus Microthrix subdominans includes:
- a CDS encoding 4-hydroxy-tetrahydrodipicolinate reductase; this translates as MTIRVGVFGAGGRMGSAVCQAVAADSELELVAAVDPHHAGLDLSAVAGPTVGDLQIAHDADSLAAAGAQVVVDFTHLDAARANLAWLADAGIHAVVGTTGFDDVDLARFRSEFIRSNCVIAPNFAIGAILMMRLAADAAPYFETAEVIEYHHDQKVDAPSGTAMLTAERIADASAQWADDPTTTTVVEGARGGEAQPGVRIHSVRMRGMVAHQEVVLGTTGQTLTIRHDSYDRTSFMPGVVMAAKAIADRPGVTVGLDVLLDL